One Polynucleobacter sp. SHI8 genomic window, CCAGCTAATTTAAAAAAAATTATTGGAAAGCATAATTTAAATTTAGATGTAAATCTCTTTGTACCTCGAGGATTAGTATTTCATATTGCACCATCTAATGTCGATACTATATTTGTATATTCATGGTTCATATCTCTACTTTGTGGCAATAGAAATTTAATAAGGATTTCGGAGAAGGTTAATCCTCAAAACAATTTATTATTAGATATCATTGTCAAGACTCTTTTAAAACCAGAGTTTAAAGAAATTGCCAACTCCATTCAGATAATAAGCTATGGTCATGATGATGACATAAGCAAGGATTTGTCTTTAAAAACTGATGTCAGAGTTGTTTGGGGGGGAGATAGCACTATTAACCATTTTAGAAGCTTTCAAATACCACCTCATGGGACAGAGTTATGCTTTTCGAATAAATTCTCCCTATGTATCATTGACTCGGATAAATTAAATCAGTTATCACAGGAGCAGTTGTTGAAGTTATCAAAAGGATTCTACAACGATTCATATTGGTTTGGGCAAATGGCATGCTCATCTCCAAGATTAATATTGTGGAGAGGGCGTGGCGAAAATTTAGATATTGCGCGCGAAAAATTTTGGAGAGTTTTTGAAGAGGTGCTTAATAAAAAGAGAAATTTCTTTGATACTGCTGACTTCGTTAATAAAGAAATATCAGTCGATTCCTTAGCATTCAAGCAAAAAGTAAAAATCAGTTCAAAAGATAATCGACTAACAAAAATTTGGCTTGATAAACCTGAGGTCTATATCAACGATCATTGTGGGCTAGGACTATTTCATGAAAGTAAAATTACTCATTTAAGTGATTTATCTTCACTATTAAGTAGATCAATCCAAACTGTTAGTTATTTTGGATTAAGTCGTGAAGAAGTCTTTCATTATGTCAAAGAACATTTACCAGTTGGTATTGACAGGTTTTGTGAGGTCGGGCATGCATTAGATTTTGGCAGCATCTGGGATGGCTTAGATTTGTTCAGATCTTTTTTAAGACAAATTGACTTTAAATAATGAAAGAAACTGACATATGGTTCATGGGAGCATAAAACTTGCCTTGATTCTTCCTGAATTATATAGTGGGGGGACCTTACGTGGAGCAAAAAATATTGCCAGAATGTTGATGCTAGGATCTATAACTGCAGGAGTTAAATTAGAATTAAGTTTTGGCCACCTAGATGATTCCTCCCTTTACCAAGATGCAGACTTTGAGGATTTAAAAGAATTAGGTATAAAAATCAGACCGTTCAAGAGGGAAGTCATTTCGAGTACCCATATAGATATAGTATTTGATTACTTAAAAAAAACATCACAAGGAAAAAAGGCAGACACCTACTGGAGTTTTAACGATGGCATAAGTAATTTCGAGGATTGTGATTTTTGGATTATTGTGTCTGATAGATTACAACATTCTATTCCCCCTCATAGGCCTTTTGCAGTAATTGTTTATGATTATATTCAACGGTATGTACCTGAAATATTTGGATTAACCCCTAATACTGATGGAAATTGGATGCAATATGATGCCTATGCAAAAGCCACTCGAGGGGCTCAATTTGTAATTTGCACAACTAATCAAACTCGTTTGGATTGTATTAATTATGCGGGCGTTAATCATGAAAGAGTTTTTAAATTTCCAATGGAGTTCGATTCATTAAATGTTCAATCTAAACCATTAGTTAAAGACATTGAGTTGCCACCTTATCTCTTATGGACAACAAATTCAACTCAACATAAAAACCATATTAACGTCATACTTGGATTAGAGTACTATTTTAAAAATTATCCTGAATCAAAACTTAATATATATATGACAGGAATTTATACTAATTTATTTACAACTAAAGAAGACTTAGATAAACATTATTTTGATGAATATCCTAGAAGAGTTCGGCAGACAATTGCAAGTTGTCCACAGGTTAAAAAAAGATTAAAAATCTGGGGTAATTTAAGCGACGAAATATATTTAGAAAAATTAACAAATGCATATGGAATACTTCATGGGGCTCTTTATGATAATGGCACATACTCAATAGTAGAAGGAGCATGGTTTGGTGTTCCTTCTATTTCAAGTGACTATCCTGCAATAAGGGAGTCATGCGAAAATTTTTCATTAAAACCAGTTTTATTTAATCCAAGAAATCCTAAAGATTTAGCTAAATCTCTTCAGGAGTTTGAAAAAAACTATTCTCAAATACGTGCTTCATTGCCGCATCAAGAGATACTCATTGAAAGAACTTTTTCAAAAATGGCTGATAAATATTGGGATTCTTTTATGACAGCTTATCAAGTAACACGAGATAAAAATAATGAAAAATAATTTGCCTGCATTTTTTGAAATTGTTTTTTTAGGTCTCAATCCCGTGGAGCATAAAAGTGAAGGTTTGATTGTTTTATTGTCGGACAATATAAATGCACTTCAGAAACAGGGTATTTTGGTGCGAATACATACAACTGGCCGACATATTAAATCTATAAAAAGAGTCTTAAGTGGAAACAATGTAGATATTCAGAAAGTAAAGTTTGCGGTTTATAAAGTTGAAGCAATTACCTTAATCCTTATCCACTTCCTGATGCATAGAGGACGTTCAAAAGTCTATGACCAACAAAGTGGAATTCTAAAACATATAAAAAATAAATTAACAGGTGCTTTCAAGATTGTAATACCGAGTATTTTTACTTGGAGTCTTGACTTAAGTCCGTTTAATATTTGGTTTAAAGTGCCCTTGAATTTGGGTGTAATAATAATTTTAATTTGTATTGTTTTTTTTGTGGGTTTAATTTTTTTATTACTACTTTTATTTATTAAACTTGGATTACGTTTAATAAATAAAATACAAGGTTTTAAATTTGTAAATAGAAAAAGTATGCCAAAAGATCTTTTGGGGCTATTGAAAAAAATATACAATGCGAAAAATAGACTTATACAATATTTACAGTGGCAAGTATATACTAAGGAGCAAATAAGATTTGCAAAAAAAATTAATACAAATAAAGATATTAAGAAATTATTTTTCTTTACGGCTTTTGATGGATTCGTTGTATCTCATTTCAAGGGCTCTTCATTAGTTACATTACCAGACTTTATTACGCTAGTTTATCCACTTCGTTTTATTGCTGCTCATAATAAAGATACTCTTGAGGGAATGAGACTTTCTATAAAAAGTGCTAAGGCAGTGATTTGTTATTCAGAGTTTGTAAAAACAGAGCAACTACATAAATTTTTTCCGAAAGAAGTTGAGAATCAAAGAGTCGAAGTAATACCTCAGGGATATTTTCCGACCTTGGAAACAAGTCATCAGAAAAAAGAAGAAGCCGGAAAAAAGTTAAATGAAAAAAGATCTTTCATAATCAATCCTTTTAAGTCTCTTCTATTAGCTCCACCAGTAGTGGACTTCACTCAATTTAACTTTCTTTTGTACCCAACGATTGATAGACCTCATAAAAACACCTTAATTTTAGTAAAAGCTTTTAGTAAACTACTAAGAGAATGTAATTTCAATATCAAATTAATTTTAACAACCCCCCACCCCTCAAAAGATGTAGAACAATTTATACTTGAACAACGACTTCAATATGATGTTATCTTTATGCCATCGGTAGATTTAGAGACATTAGATTTGCTTTGTGAGAAATCATCTTTGGTCGTTCATCCAAGTCTTGCTGAGGGAGGAGATGTCTTCAACTTTTCTCGAGCAGCCTCAACTAAAACCCCAGCACTATTGGCGGATGTTCAGGTAGTTAGAGAAATGTTTGAAAGAGAGGGACTATCAAAATGTGATTACGATGATTGGGTTTTCGATCCGGTAGATATGGATTCACTTTTCCAAAAAATTAAAAAAATTCTTCTAAATCCTGAGGAAGTTATTGAAAAACAATATTTTTATTCTAAGAAGTTATCAAGATATAGTTTTGATGATATGGCTAGAAGATATTTGAAACTTTATGAAAGTATATGAGATGATTAAAAAATTACCTGTTTATGAACCCGTATTGGGATCTTCTTCGAAGGAAAATGTTATTAAATGCTTAGACACTAATTGGATATCTTCAAGAGGCGAATTTATTGAAAAATTTGAAGATGCATTTTCTAAAAAAGTGGGTAGTAAATACGCTTTAACTGTCTCTAATGGCACTGTTGCCCTCCATTTAGCTTTATTGGCGCTAGACATTGGACCTGGGGACGAGGTAATTGTTCCAACCTTAACATATATTGCTTCAGTAAATGTAATTAAATATGTTGGTGCAACCCCCGTTTTTGTAGATTCGTTATCAGATACCTGGCAAGTAAGCCCAGAAGATGTTAAATCTAAAATCACGAATAAAACAAAAGCAATTATAGTAGTTCATTTATATGGCCACCCCTCAGATACTCACACTATAGTTGATATTGCAAATAAAAATAATCTCAAAGTTATAGAGGATTGTGCAGAAGCATTCGGATCCTATATTTTTAATGAGCATGTAGGAAATAAAGGGCATATTTCAACTTATAGCTTTTTTGGAAATAAAACAATTACTACGGGCGAGGGGGGTATGGTAACAACTAATGATCCTATACTCTGCCGGAAGGTAAAGAAGCTCAAGGGTCAAGGTTTGGCTGATACAAGGGAATATTGGCATGATATTGTGGGTTATAACTATAGAATGACAAATATTTGCGCAGCAATTGGATTAGGTCAACTGGAATTGGCTGATGAATTTCTGAGAAGAAAAAGAGAGATTGCTACTCAAGTTAAAAGCGAAATTCACGATCTGCCATTGGAAATGTTGTGGGAAAAACATGAAATGATTAATTCATTTTGGATGATTACGATTGCAACTAAGGATCCAAAAGATAGGGATCCCCTCAGAACTTTTTTGAAAGAAAGAGGCATTGAAACTAGACCTTCTTTTTATCCAGCCCATACAATGCCAATGTATTTAGATAAAAATGCGGAACAGTTTCCTATTGCCAGCTCATTGTCATTGAGGGGGATTAATTTGCCCAGCTCCCCAGCACTTACTGATGATGACGTTGAATACCTTACTAATCATATTAAAAATTATTTTAAATATGATTAATTTGTCTCTATTTAAAAAAGAATAATCGTGAATAAATATTATGGTCAATTCCAACCACCAGTTGATGAGCTATTGCATAAAAGATATTTTCCACAAAATGTAACAAAAGGAGTTTTTATGGAATGTGGAGCTTGTGGAGGAAAGTCAGAGAGTAGTTGTTTATTCTTTGAGGAAACACTTGGCTGGCAGGGAGTTAACATTGAGCCATCCCCCCCAAACTTTGCAAACTTAATACAAAATAGACCTGAAAGTATAAATTTACAAGTTGGGCTGTCTAATTTCGATGGTAAATCTAAATTTTTACATGCCATCCATCCAAACCCTGAGCAAGAATTTGGTAATGGATCAATTCAACATAATTCCCAACATTTTCAACAGCTGTCTGATATGGGGTGCACCTTCAAAGAGTATGAAATTGAAGTCATAACATGGAAAACATTAATATCACGATTAGAAATTGAGTATGTGGATATTTTTGTTTTAGATGTAGAAGGACATGAGTTAGCCGTTTTAGATGGAATGGAAAACTCTAAAGTATTTCCTGACATAATTTGTATTGAGGTCGGACACCAAAACTTCAGTGTTATCAGAAAAAAACTAGATGATTATGGATATGTTTTTGATTTTATTTCTCATACAAACGCCTTTTTTGTAAAAAAAGAAGTTTCAGATTTTTCTTCTTAGAAAAATGGAGTTTTTTAATTTCGATAACAAAATGTACGTTGAATATATGGTTAATAAACTACAGGACAACCTTTCACCCATAAATGAAAATTTACTTTTAATTGACGCTAATATCCATAAATTGAATCAACAAATAGAGGTTTTAGAAAGAAGGCTTGAAAATGTTTACTATGCCTTGGAAAATAAAAAATTATTTAAAAAACTATTTTGATTAGTTACAAAAAGGAATATATGAAAAAAGTTATCATTACCGGAATAACCGGACAAGATGGAGCATACCTTACAGAACTCTTGTTAAATAAAGGTTATGAAGTGTATGGAACATTTAGAAGGACAAGTTCGGTAAACTTTTGGCGCTTAGAAGAATTAAAGGTAAATGATAATCCTAGACTGCATTTGGTTGAGTATGATTTAACCGATTTGGGATCAACTATTTCATTGGTTCAAAAAATTCAGCCAGATGAAATTTATAATCTTGCAGCTCAAAGTTTTGTAGGGGTATCTTTTGAGCAACCAACAACAACAGCGCAGATAACAGGTATTGGCCCATTGAATTTATTAGAAGCAATTCGCTTAATTAATCCCAAAATACGTTTTTATCAAGCATCCACCTCAGAAATGTTTGGTAAAGTCCAAGAAATCCCTCAAAAAGAATCTACTCCTTTCTATCCAAGAAGTCCATATGGAGTTGCTAAGTTATATGCCCATTGGATGACTATCAACTATCGTGAGAGTTATGATATATTTGGATGTAGTGGAATACTCTTCAACCATGAAAGCCCATTACGTGGACAGGAGTTTGTAACCCGAAAAATCTCAGATTCAGTTGCGAAAATCAAGCTTGGTAAGTTAGATATTTTAGAGCTAGGAAATATTGACGCAAAAAGGGATTGGGGATTTGCCAAGGAATATGTTGAAGGTATGTGGAGAATGTTGCAGGTTGATACTCCAGATACTTATGTTTTAGCAACGAATCGAACAGAAACAGTCCGTGATTTTGTTTCAATGGCCTTTAAGGGGGCTGGAATTTCATTAGAGTTTAAAGGAACAGCTGAAAACGAAGTTGCAATTGATGCTTCAAATGGTAAGACAGTTATGCGAGTTAATCCTAAATTTTACCGTCCAGCAGAGGTAGATCTTTTAATTGGAGATCCAACCCATGCCAAAGATAAATTAGGTTGGGAGCCTAAAACAAGCTTAGAAGAACTTTGTCAGATGATGGTCAATGAGGATATTCGCAGAAATGAAATAGGCTTTTCTTTTTAATGGAAACCCTGTTACTAACAGGAGCTGATGGTTTTACGGGTAAATATGTATCTGCTCAGGCCAAAAAAATGGGGTTCCTTGTTCACCATTTACGAGCCGACCTTACAGATTCAAAATCTATTCTTAGTGAGGTGAAAGAAGTCTCCCCTCAATATCTGATTCATCTTGCTGGAATTAGTTCAGTGACACACTCTAATCAAGATGATTTTTACAAAGTAAATCTCTTTGGGGCACTTAATTTATTAGACACTCTTTTAGAAAACGCTCCCAAAAAAATCATTCTTGCTAGTAGCGCAAATGTTTACGGTAATATATCAAATGAATCTATAGAAGAGAACCAACTACCTCAACCAGTGAACCATTATGCAATGAGTAAGTTGTCCATGGAGTTGATGGCAAAGAATTATTTGGATAAATTACCCATAGTTATAACTCGCCCTTTCAACTATACCGGGGTAGGGCATGACTTGAGATTTGTCATTCCTAAATTAGTAGATCATTTTCAAAAAAAAGAACCCTTTATTGAACTTGGTAATTTAGACGTTGATCGAGAATATAACGACGTCAGGATGATGAGTAATATGTATATTCATTTGCTTGAGAAAGGAGTGAGTGGTCAAACGTACAATCTATGCACAGGTAAAACGTATTCACTCAGGTATGTCATCGATCGATTAGAAAAGCTTGCAAATCATAAAATAGAAGTGATAGTTAATCCCAAATTTGTGAGAGCTAATGAAGTAAAGATACTATCTGGTGCACCAGTTAAAATTAAAAGTACTTTAGGTCAGTATCAAGAATTTGAACTTGATGAGACCCTATCATGGATGTTGGAAAACCAATCTCAATGAAAATAGGTGTTGACGCTAGGCTTCTTGGAGAATCTTTAACAGGTATTGGCAGGTACACCTTTGAGATGTCAAAACAGTTTGTCGACGAGTTCGAAAAAGACCACCAATTTATTTTTTATGCATCAAAAAAAGTTCCAATCACTATTTCAAATCGACTGAGCGATTTTCGTTTTAAAACATCTAGTGCAAACTCGCGAGTTGAGAGAATGATTTGGTCTCAAACAAAACTTCCATATTGGGCAAATAATGATCAAGTAGATCTTTTTTGGGGGCCTACTCATCGATTGCCGAATTTCTTATCTTCTAAAATTGCCAGAGTAGTAACAGTCCATGACTTAGTATGGAAATATACTCCGGAAACGATGCGTAAATTAAGTTTAAGTGTAGAGAAGCATTTAATGCCAAGTGCAATTTCTCAAGCCGATCTAATTATTGCGGATTCTGAAAGTACCGCCGAAGGAATTAGAGAGACTTTTCCAAACTTTAAGGACAAAGTTCGGGTTGTTCATTTGGGAGTTTCTGAAATGCCAAAATCAAATGGATTAGATAGTATGTTGAAGTTAGGAATTACTAAGCCCTATATTTTATTTGTTGGAACATTAGAGCCTAGAAAAAATTTAGCTAGACTTCTAGAGTCTTTTTCAAACACTTCTGATGAGATAAAAAAAAGTGTAAGTCTAGTGATAGTTGGTGGTAAGGGATGGGGGAATATCAATCTTGATGAAGAAATTAAGAGATGTAATCTAGGTCAATCAGTTAAAGTTCTCGGATTTGTAGAAGATAATCAATTATCAACTTTATATTCTGAAGCATTATTTTTGGCAATGCCTTCTTTGTATGAGGGCTTTGGTTTGCCAATTTTAGAAGCTATGTCTTTTGGCACGCCGGTTCTAACATCTAACGTTTCATCAATGCCTGAGGTTTTAGGAAGTGGTGGCATAGTTGTTAATCCTTTATCAGTGAATGAAATGACTGGAGCAATTGAAACACTTATTCTTAATAACGATCTAAGAACTCAGTTGGGAAATAATGCAAAAATAGAATCCACCAAGTTCTCTTGGAAAAAAGCAGCAAATAGTGCTATCGAAATATTTGAAGAAGCGCTAGAAATTCGTAAAAGTAAAATCAATTCAATTTAACTATGAAGGTCCTTCATTTTTACAAGACATATTTTCCGGATACTTTTGGTGGGGTAGAACAATTTATTTTTGAATTATCAAATGGACTTTCAGCAAATGATGTAGCCTCCAATGTTCTTTCCTTAAGTTCGAATATACAAACCAATGTTGAAGACTCCGGAAATGAAAAATACAGAGTTAAAACAAACTTTAAAATTGCCTCAACGGATTTTTCTATATCTGCATTTAAAGAATTTAAACGTTTATCAAATCAGGCAGATATAATTCATTATCATTTTCCTTGGCCATTTATGGACTTGGTTCATTTTGCAAGCCAAGTCAAAAAACCTAGTGTTGTGACCTATCATTCGGATATTATTCGTCAGAAAAACTTACTGTTGCTTTATCGACCGTTAATGAATTTTTTTTTAAATGATGTGGATGCCATTACCGTATCTTCTCCAAATTACTTAAATTCAAGTGCAATACTTCAAAAATATAAAAGTAAAGTTGAAGTTATTCCTTTTGGAATATCTGATAAAAA contains:
- a CDS encoding acyl-CoA reductase; the protein is MSNNSLSIFITSTEEVILDQKNLRPFGDVQFLFAQFLSRELTSPLVARKFPELAALGFWLRPANLKKIIGKHNLNLDVNLFVPRGLVFHIAPSNVDTIFVYSWFISLLCGNRNLIRISEKVNPQNNLLLDIIVKTLLKPEFKEIANSIQIISYGHDDDISKDLSLKTDVRVVWGGDSTINHFRSFQIPPHGTELCFSNKFSLCIIDSDKLNQLSQEQLLKLSKGFYNDSYWFGQMACSSPRLILWRGRGENLDIAREKFWRVFEEVLNKKRNFFDTADFVNKEISVDSLAFKQKVKISSKDNRLTKIWLDKPEVYINDHCGLGLFHESKITHLSDLSSLLSRSIQTVSYFGLSREEVFHYVKEHLPVGIDRFCEVGHALDFGSIWDGLDLFRSFLRQIDFK
- a CDS encoding glycosyltransferase, with the protein product MKNNLPAFFEIVFLGLNPVEHKSEGLIVLLSDNINALQKQGILVRIHTTGRHIKSIKRVLSGNNVDIQKVKFAVYKVEAITLILIHFLMHRGRSKVYDQQSGILKHIKNKLTGAFKIVIPSIFTWSLDLSPFNIWFKVPLNLGVIIILICIVFFVGLIFLLLLLFIKLGLRLINKIQGFKFVNRKSMPKDLLGLLKKIYNAKNRLIQYLQWQVYTKEQIRFAKKINTNKDIKKLFFFTAFDGFVVSHFKGSSLVTLPDFITLVYPLRFIAAHNKDTLEGMRLSIKSAKAVICYSEFVKTEQLHKFFPKEVENQRVEVIPQGYFPTLETSHQKKEEAGKKLNEKRSFIINPFKSLLLAPPVVDFTQFNFLLYPTIDRPHKNTLILVKAFSKLLRECNFNIKLILTTPHPSKDVEQFILEQRLQYDVIFMPSVDLETLDLLCEKSSLVVHPSLAEGGDVFNFSRAASTKTPALLADVQVVREMFEREGLSKCDYDDWVFDPVDMDSLFQKIKKILLNPEEVIEKQYFYSKKLSRYSFDDMARRYLKLYESI
- a CDS encoding GDP-mannose 4,6-dehydratase; the encoded protein is METLLLTGADGFTGKYVSAQAKKMGFLVHHLRADLTDSKSILSEVKEVSPQYLIHLAGISSVTHSNQDDFYKVNLFGALNLLDTLLENAPKKIILASSANVYGNISNESIEENQLPQPVNHYAMSKLSMELMAKNYLDKLPIVITRPFNYTGVGHDLRFVIPKLVDHFQKKEPFIELGNLDVDREYNDVRMMSNMYIHLLEKGVSGQTYNLCTGKTYSLRYVIDRLEKLANHKIEVIVNPKFVRANEVKILSGAPVKIKSTLGQYQEFELDETLSWMLENQSQ
- a CDS encoding FkbM family methyltransferase, yielding MNKYYGQFQPPVDELLHKRYFPQNVTKGVFMECGACGGKSESSCLFFEETLGWQGVNIEPSPPNFANLIQNRPESINLQVGLSNFDGKSKFLHAIHPNPEQEFGNGSIQHNSQHFQQLSDMGCTFKEYEIEVITWKTLISRLEIEYVDIFVLDVEGHELAVLDGMENSKVFPDIICIEVGHQNFSVIRKKLDDYGYVFDFISHTNAFFVKKEVSDFSS
- a CDS encoding glycosyltransferase family 1 protein; amino-acid sequence: MDVGKPISMKIGVDARLLGESLTGIGRYTFEMSKQFVDEFEKDHQFIFYASKKVPITISNRLSDFRFKTSSANSRVERMIWSQTKLPYWANNDQVDLFWGPTHRLPNFLSSKIARVVTVHDLVWKYTPETMRKLSLSVEKHLMPSAISQADLIIADSESTAEGIRETFPNFKDKVRVVHLGVSEMPKSNGLDSMLKLGITKPYILFVGTLEPRKNLARLLESFSNTSDEIKKSVSLVIVGGKGWGNINLDEEIKRCNLGQSVKVLGFVEDNQLSTLYSEALFLAMPSLYEGFGLPILEAMSFGTPVLTSNVSSMPEVLGSGGIVVNPLSVNEMTGAIETLILNNDLRTQLGNNAKIESTKFSWKKAANSAIEIFEEALEIRKSKINSI
- the gmd gene encoding GDP-mannose 4,6-dehydratase — translated: MKKVIITGITGQDGAYLTELLLNKGYEVYGTFRRTSSVNFWRLEELKVNDNPRLHLVEYDLTDLGSTISLVQKIQPDEIYNLAAQSFVGVSFEQPTTTAQITGIGPLNLLEAIRLINPKIRFYQASTSEMFGKVQEIPQKESTPFYPRSPYGVAKLYAHWMTINYRESYDIFGCSGILFNHESPLRGQEFVTRKISDSVAKIKLGKLDILELGNIDAKRDWGFAKEYVEGMWRMLQVDTPDTYVLATNRTETVRDFVSMAFKGAGISLEFKGTAENEVAIDASNGKTVMRVNPKFYRPAEVDLLIGDPTHAKDKLGWEPKTSLEELCQMMVNEDIRRNEIGFSF
- a CDS encoding DegT/DnrJ/EryC1/StrS aminotransferase family protein, giving the protein MKVYEMIKKLPVYEPVLGSSSKENVIKCLDTNWISSRGEFIEKFEDAFSKKVGSKYALTVSNGTVALHLALLALDIGPGDEVIVPTLTYIASVNVIKYVGATPVFVDSLSDTWQVSPEDVKSKITNKTKAIIVVHLYGHPSDTHTIVDIANKNNLKVIEDCAEAFGSYIFNEHVGNKGHISTYSFFGNKTITTGEGGMVTTNDPILCRKVKKLKGQGLADTREYWHDIVGYNYRMTNICAAIGLGQLELADEFLRRKREIATQVKSEIHDLPLEMLWEKHEMINSFWMITIATKDPKDRDPLRTFLKERGIETRPSFYPAHTMPMYLDKNAEQFPIASSLSLRGINLPSSPALTDDDVEYLTNHIKNYFKYD